From the Argentina anserina chromosome 3, drPotAnse1.1, whole genome shotgun sequence genome, the window GTACTCTAAGAAGACCCCAAGTCCTAGGGATTTTGATCTTCTCATATCTACACCAAACCAACCCacaaaaaattatgaaattgaaATCCGAAACTGGAGAAGAGCAAAGAGACAATTAAGTCTCCCTaatccaaaaaaagaaaagaaaaaacaatacaaaaaataggattttttttttaaaattatgatTCGGCCGCTCGTTTTTTCTATTGAACCAGTTTGGTCTGATTTGACATCATACACTAAATCTCAAAGATGAATCAATGATTCTGGAAATGGAAGTGACATGTTATTTTCATACAACCCACCGATCTCATCCTAATTCCTTAACATTTGACCATTGAAGACAACTAACACTCTTAACTCATCCTACTTCCTAAACATTTGACCACCGAAGACAACTACCGAAATCATAAATGAGATTTGTTGTTTAACAAACAATTAGATCTCATCCTAATTCCTAAAACGAAAGCATAAATGAGATACATTGTTTAACAAACAATTACATCTCATCGTAATTCCTAAACCGAAAGCATAAATGAGATATTTTGTTTCACATAAAATTAGATCTCATCCTAATTCCTAAACCAAGATCACCGAAGATAACTAGGAGATCTCTTAAACCGACTGCTGAAAAGTTTGGAGCTAAAAAGCCTAATACTGGTTCCCATACCAAGGAGAATTTTGGGACATGAGGAAACAGGGTGAGCACCGGCCACAACATCCTTGCCCAAGCAATACTCCCTCATACTCTCATACATTTTGGTCCAACGAGCCAAATGCGTGTCCAGCTTATTATAGTCTCAGTATATGGTATCCATTTCCCCCTTTCTTCCCGCTAGAGCCTTTAGCGATGTCACTGCCTTTAGTTGTAGTTGAATAACTACATTCATGGTCAGAGTCAATTGATTTTTAAAGAGCTCACGGGCCATATAACCAGTCCGTACCTTCTTGATCTCCACCTGCTGCCCTGCCCCCGGGCGGCTGTGCCTCCACTGGCCTCTCCGCCTCGATAAGTTCACTCAGCTCCTTAGAAGTCTCTTGGAGAGCTTTTACTACCGCCTCTATGACCTCCTTAATTGTTCCTCAGGGTGAGCCCAAGGAAGCTTCCCTCACAAGTACTTTTCTCCAAGGGCCTTAATTCTAGCAACATATATGCAATAACCGTAGTACATACCAGTGGCTACAACAAAGACGAATAATGCCAATCCAAACATAGCTAAGGGGTGTAGCTGCAACATTTGCATCACGTAGGAGCCTCGCTCCATTTGTTAATGCCTTTACAGTTTTTTTCTTTAGCTCAAGTTCAATAGTTTGATCAAGTGGCACATCCGCTTTGATTACAGCCTCAACATGTGCTATATTGCCAACAATGATTTTTGCTAGCATTagacaagtttttttttgtttttatggcATTAGGCAATGATTCTACCAGGAGTGTTTGCAAATTTGGTAGTACTTGATATACATTGATGACCGTGATTCGTATATCATCACCAGTGATGATATTCCCCAGTGTACGGAGAGCAAGCTCGATTTCACGTAGCGATGGATGACAGAGAAGCCGAGAAAGCTGTGGGCATACTTCAGCTACTCCAACAACTTGACGCCGCCTATCATTAGCATCAACATTATATATTAGCACCATCTGTAAGAGAGAACAGAGCGTCACACTAATTACTGGGTAAACCTCAACGAAAAGAGGCACTGGCTTGCTCGAGTAAAACTTTGATAATGTCTTACTAACATCTCTCAATATAATCACCTCTACAGGCTCAGCTATATCCTCTACCCAAGGAATGACGACAAAAAGTAAATTTCCAATAACATTTTTAGTAGATAAGAACAAATCTTGCAAACCACCATCCTCACTCATATCTTGCACCTAACCTAACATCAGAAATTAAAACCACATTTTCTAGCGGTGCCGGAGATCAGGCAAGTCACCATCCTCTGGGCCTGGGTTGTGGACCTGAAGATTGGTGTCCTTATTCTTAGCCTGAATCGCCTACTCGATGAGATTTGGTGACAGAGGGTCAGTCATTCTAACTACATGaatgttttttttcattatgttAGTAAAATTTCGCGTTTGCACTGATAATAGAGGAGGCTTGCAAGTCCTTGATCAAATGTTGGATCATTGAGCTATACATGGAGTACTTATTGCTAGAAAAATAGCTCGATCAAGTCTATACAAACTTTTACTTGTTGATGCTTGTTCTCTACTCACAATTATGCAAGAAACTCATCGAGATTCAATATCAAATCCGACCTCGTTTCTCTATCCTTGATCCTTTGGAAGTATTGTGCACAATAATGATTCAAAACTGGAGAATAcaacttttttttctcaaaaaatacTTGATGAGTTTTCATTAATCGAATTGGATTCGCATAACACGTTTTGGATAATTAACTTCAAAatacatgaatgaaattaagAAACATAATAGAATACTTAACGAATGCATATGTGACTTTGTCCCCTTCCCTGAACTTCCATCTCATCGGCACATTTCTTCATTCAATTTGGCGGTGGGTGGGCTGGGACCAAGAATGCCCTTGAGATGTCGGTTTAACCCTGCCAATCTCTAGCAAACCAAGACGCTGCACTTTTGATAGGACTACTCCCTATGTAGCCCCTTACTATGGCGTGAGGTGACAAAGGGCGTTTCAAATCATTGTTAGCTAGAACAGACTATGGCCTGACGCCTCACCTCTTTGAAATCAACTTCAATGGAGATGATAAAAAAATGTGTCACTGAAATGATCCCGACAATCCCTAATGTTGAAGTGGTTAATCCTGTTCCACAAAAAACTATGCCTAATAGTGTGCTAGACTTGAAAGAGGACTGCTTCCATCTCCTATGAAGTCTCGATGACTCTCTTTCAAACTATTTATTTAAACTGTCCCAAAAAAACATTATGCTTAAGAGTTACACCCCTTCTGGGGTTGCTCTTCAGGCCTTATTGTAGATATTGGCAATGTTTTATCGTAAGGAAGACCAAGATAAAAAGAAACCAAGCCGGCCTTTAGGATCATAACACATAAACCAAATTTcgttttatcaaattttttaagcctaatttttttttctttgggatTGGGTTTTTCACTTATGGTGAGAGTGAAATTAGCTAAAGATTTGACATGTTCCCCTACTATattgagacttgagagttgGTCGAAAATAGCTCATACTAAATTTAGTaataaattttagtttttaacATTCATTATTGAAGATGCTCACagttaaataattttttgttgCGAGATGGTTACAATGTCATTCTCTTttgatatataatatttaatataaaattagCATTCTTGCACGAGCCAAGCACACATATAAGtatgtatttactatttgtAATGCTTataaacatacatattttactGTAGTTAGTATGTGCACtattttttgttcatttttttaaagaatttgTAGGAGAAAGTgagttttattattttgattttactttcTTATCCTCTATTCAAATATAGTTAATTTCATAAATCAAGAGTAGGAAATACCTGTTTGGCGGCTCTGTATGACAACTTTCTTTAATTAAAAGAGATAATAGagataaaaccgaaaaatattatttaggtTTTTATCCCTTGAAAAGGAAAACACAGTAGAAAAGTGAAGAGATGGGAAAACGAGACAAGAAACAGAGGCACCAACACAGAACCTCTCACAGAGCTGCCTTTCACTACACCGAACAAGGTGAAGAAGGTGTCAGTTTCGAAAGTCATGCTGCTTCCAAGTTCACTATTTccgaggaagaagaagaagaagaagaagaagaagtggaagtagaagaagaagaagaaaaagacgaAGAtggagaagaacaagaagtaGAGATTGAAGAAACTGATGAACACCCATCAAACGATATCCCCTCAAAGTTTCTTCTTTATCAACAATCTGTACAGGTCTGTATCTTTTTCACTACCATTTTGATCTTGCTGTATTTTGCTGCTGACCAAAGAAAAAAGGGTTTAAGGAAGAATGCCACAATTTTGATATTGAATTTAAAAAGAACCGCAGAAGGAAACTCAATCGTACTAAGTACAGTTATATGGTATGTTCGAATTGTgaacaaattgaagtagaaTCTTGATGCATTGGTAATTTGGTATTTGGTTTTATATTTCCGTTCTGTATGTAGCACACCAAATTTGATCTTTTTGGAAAGAACATTCGCTTATTTTAATCATTTCATGTTAATTGCAGTCACCAAAAGGAGACATAAGCTATTTGCAGAAGTTCTTTTTGATGTATGTGGGTGGGAGGCAACCTCTCCATCTTCTGGAAGATTTTTGTGGCACTGCTCTTCTTAGGTATTTCGTTATCCCTTTTATGCACACATTTGAAGGAAGTTTATAAATTTATGTACTGAACTGTTATTATTGTCGCAATGTTGGTGGGTTAGGTTGTTTTCTATAAATGTTTTGTTTAGCAAAGCATCATGGTATGTGATGGAATAGTCAGTTTGTGCATtttggaagaagatatgcatgGTTGCTGTACTGCGGCACTGTCTAGTGTAAAACCATAGGCAGTGAGCTCACTCAGTTTATGTTTGGGAACTAATACGGTAGTTCCAACCTGGTTCGCTTTTAATTTAGTATCCTCAGGGCTTAAAAGTGTGAAAGTTTATTGGTTAAGGTTTCAAGATGTTTAGTTGAGTTTTTAAGTTGGAAAGAAAGCATTAGGTTGCTTCTAGTTTATTGCTGTTCTAAACTACAATCTAAAGATTCGACAGTGGATACTCATTTTGTGTCTTACAGTGCAGAATGGCTCCGGACAGACTCGAGAAGGACTGCTGTAGGGTTGGATCTGGATGTAGAAGCGCTAGACTGGTGCATGGAGAACAACATAAATAAAATTGGGTCTGATGGGTATTCCAGAATTTCCCTCTTCCATGGGAATGTCTTGCAACCTCTCGAGGCCAAGCTAATTGAGTTTGAGCCCCCGGAGCTGATGAAAAATCTTTCGCTCACTCAAAAGACAGATGGTTCTGAGAATGGTGGACTTGAATCTGTTCTCGGATGGGGTTCTTTTTCTCCACATAATGTGAAGTACATGAAGAACCATCAGTTGCCTGCCAGGGACATCGGGTGTGCTTTTAATTACAGCTGTTGCTGTCTCCATCAACGTGCTGAACTGGTTTTGTATTTCAAGCATGTTCTTGATGTCTTGTCAAAGAAAGGCGGAATATTCGTAATGGATTTGTATGGTGGTACATCATCAGAGTGCAAGCTAAGGCTTCAAAGAAAATTTGCCAATTTCACGGTACAATACTTCTTTCTATATTCCCATTACTGTTTGATGCATCATTTGCAGTCCATCTTAGCACGAGTGAGTGAAAACGGAAAAAAAAAGCAATATGAAGTGAGATGGGCAACGTGccatattatttatatcattATATGTTTAAACTAGATTATTCCTGCTTTTCATTTCTATTTAAGTATAAATAAATGCAAATTATTGAAAGTACATATGATGTAAGAGGCCTCACATGCATTTGAAAGTTAAATCATTGGCATTCTAAAACCCTCCTGAGGTCTTTTGTCACTTCTCCTTGACAACACCCTTCTTACTTCACAATAAACCCTGCCCTGAAGCACATAGttagatttatttatttatttattcttcCCATATGGTTACTGAGAACCATGAataaataacttttacatacaaGTCTGATTTATTTTAAAGCGTGCCAACATAAAGGTGAAAAATGTCTTGATACTTCATGTCATCTCTTACAACTAATTTATGATATTCTCTACTTTCAGAGACAGCTTTACGTTACACATTTAAGTTTTGTCTTGTGCAGTATTTTGGGAGCAAGCAGAATTTGATATCATTGAGCGCAAAACAAGGATTAGTCTCCATTTCCATCCAAAAAAGCAGCAGAAGAAACTTCGACGTGCATTTTCATACAGCTGGAGGCTGTAAGTTTCTTTGTGCTGTTCTATACAAGATCTTTCATAAGTAAAATGGACATTTTGCACTCTTCGTTGTGGCCATGGCAACTTGTGAATCATTTGATTGAAATCAATTTCTTACGTATCTCAGGTGGTCATTGCCTGAGATTAAAGATTGCTTAAAAGAGGCAGGTTTTCAATCTGTTCACTTTTGGTTGCGTGAGATGCAAGACACCAGAGAAATCAGAAAAACAGAAGGTTTCGGTGCTGGCCGAGACATAAAATATGAAGAGGTTACCAAATTTGAGCAACAAGATGCTTGGAATGCATATGTCGTAGCTGTTGCCTAGCTTCATCTCATCAAGTAAGCTCTGTTTTCGTGCTTTGTTCAAGTAGGTGCTGAAGAGACTGTCCAAAATTTACAAACTTATT encodes:
- the LOC126787171 gene encoding uncharacterized protein LOC126787171; translation: MGKRDKKQRHQHRTSHRAAFHYTEQGEEGVSFESHAASKFTISEEEEEEEEEEVEVEEEEEKDEDGEEQEVEIEETDEHPSNDIPSKFLLYQQSVQSPKGDISYLQKFFLMYVGGRQPLHLLEDFCGTALLSAEWLRTDSRRTAVGLDLDVEALDWCMENNINKIGSDGYSRISLFHGNVLQPLEAKLIEFEPPELMKNLSLTQKTDGSENGGLESVLGWGSFSPHNVKYMKNHQLPARDIGCAFNYSCCCLHQRAELVLYFKHVLDVLSKKGGIFVMDLYGGTSSECKLRLQRKFANFTVQYFFLYSHYFLSCAVFWEQAEFDIIERKTRISLHFHPKKQQKKLRRAFSYSWRLWSLPEIKDCLKEAGFQSVHFWLREMQDTREIRKTEGFGAGRDIKYEEVTKFEQQDAWNAYVVAVA